In Streptomyces sp. NBC_00483, a single window of DNA contains:
- the ruvB gene encoding Holliday junction branch migration DNA helicase RuvB codes for MNWDETAEDAATPQADRLVGASADHEDQAVEAALRPKDLGEFIGQEKVREQLDLVLRAARARGATADHVLLSGAPGLGKTTLSMIIAAEMGAPIRITSGPAIQHAGDLAAILSSLQEGEVLFLDEIHRMSRPAEEMLYMAMEDFRVDVIVGKGPGATAIPLELPPFTLVGATTRAGLLPPPLRDRFGFTAHMEFYGPPELERVIHRSASLLDVEIDTAGAAEIAGRSRGTPRIANRLLRRVRDYAQVKADGQINKDIASAALGVYEVDDRGLDRLDRAVLEALLKLFSGGPVGLSTLAVAVGEERETVEEVAEPFLVREGLLARTPRGRVATPAAWAHLGLTAPQGRPGAGGQQDLFGA; via the coding sequence ATGAACTGGGACGAGACCGCCGAAGACGCCGCGACGCCGCAGGCCGACCGGCTCGTCGGTGCGTCGGCCGACCACGAGGACCAGGCCGTAGAGGCGGCCCTGCGTCCCAAGGACCTGGGCGAGTTCATCGGCCAGGAGAAGGTCAGGGAGCAGCTCGACCTGGTCCTGCGCGCCGCCCGCGCGCGCGGCGCCACCGCCGACCACGTCCTGCTCTCCGGCGCCCCCGGCCTCGGCAAGACCACCCTCTCCATGATCATCGCGGCCGAGATGGGCGCCCCGATCCGCATCACCTCCGGCCCCGCGATCCAGCACGCGGGCGACCTCGCGGCGATCCTCTCCTCGCTCCAGGAGGGCGAGGTCCTCTTCCTCGACGAGATCCACCGGATGTCGCGGCCCGCCGAGGAAATGCTCTACATGGCGATGGAGGACTTCCGGGTCGACGTCATCGTCGGCAAGGGCCCGGGCGCCACCGCCATCCCGCTGGAGCTGCCGCCCTTCACCCTCGTCGGCGCGACCACGCGCGCGGGGCTGCTGCCGCCGCCGCTGCGCGACCGCTTCGGCTTCACCGCGCACATGGAGTTCTACGGGCCACCGGAACTCGAGCGAGTGATCCACCGCTCGGCGAGCCTCCTCGATGTGGAGATCGACACAGCGGGCGCCGCCGAGATCGCCGGACGCTCCCGCGGCACGCCCCGTATCGCCAACCGCCTGCTGCGCCGCGTCCGCGACTATGCGCAGGTCAAGGCGGACGGACAGATCAACAAGGACATCGCGTCCGCGGCCCTCGGCGTCTACGAAGTGGACGACCGCGGCCTCGACCGCCTGGACCGCGCCGTCCTTGAAGCCCTGCTCAAGCTGTTCAGTGGTGGGCCCGTGGGACTTTCGACACTCGCCGTCGCCGTGGGGGAGGAGCGTGAGACGGTGGAAGAGGTCGCCGAGCCCTTCCTCGTCAGAGAGGGACTCCTGGCGCGCACCCCCCGGGGGCGCGTGGCGACTCCCGCCGCGTGGGCCCATCTCGGACTCACCGCACCCCAAGGGAGACCTGGGGCAGGCGGACAACAAGACCTCTTCGGGGCATGA
- the ruvA gene encoding Holliday junction branch migration protein RuvA: protein MIAFVSGPVAALAPDAAVVEVGGVGMALQCTPNTLSTLRIGQQAKLATSLVVREDSLTLYGFADDDEKQTFELLQTASGVGPRLAQAMLAVHSPDALRRAVSTGDEKSLTAVPGIGKKGAQKLLLELKDRLGEPLGTGGPAIGAPVNSGWREQLHAALIGLGYATREADEAVDAVAPQAEAAEGTPQVGQLLKAALQTLNRTR, encoded by the coding sequence ATGATCGCCTTCGTCAGCGGCCCCGTCGCCGCCCTCGCCCCCGACGCCGCGGTGGTCGAGGTGGGCGGTGTCGGCATGGCCCTCCAGTGCACGCCGAACACGCTGTCCACGCTGCGTATCGGCCAGCAGGCCAAGCTCGCCACCTCCCTCGTCGTGCGCGAGGACTCGCTCACGCTCTACGGCTTCGCGGACGACGACGAGAAGCAGACGTTCGAGCTGCTGCAGACGGCGAGCGGCGTCGGCCCGCGCCTGGCGCAGGCGATGCTCGCCGTGCACAGCCCGGACGCGCTGCGCAGAGCCGTCTCCACAGGTGACGAGAAGTCGCTCACGGCCGTCCCCGGCATCGGTAAGAAGGGGGCCCAGAAGCTGCTCCTGGAGCTGAAGGACCGGCTCGGCGAGCCCCTCGGCACGGGCGGCCCGGCCATCGGGGCGCCCGTCAACAGCGGCTGGCGCGAGCAGCTGCACGCCGCGCTCATCGGCCTCGGCTACGCGACCCGCGAGGCCGACGAGGCGGTCGACGCGGTCGCCCCGCAGGCCGAGGCCGCGGAGGGCACGCCGCAGGTCGGCCAGCTCCTGAAGGCGGCCCTGCAGACCCTCAACCGCACCCGCTAG
- the ruvC gene encoding crossover junction endodeoxyribonuclease RuvC, with protein MRVLGVDPGLTRCGVGVVEGIAGRPLTMRGVGVVRTPADAELGHRLVAIEQGIEQWLDEHRPEVLAVERVFSQHNVSTVMGTAQASAVAMLCASRRGIPVALHTPSEVKAAVTGTGRADKAQVGAMVTRLLRLDAPPKPADAADALALAICHIWRAPAQNRLQQAVAQHAAQASRTTQATRASHAPKGRTA; from the coding sequence GTGCGCGTTCTCGGGGTGGACCCGGGTCTCACCCGGTGCGGTGTCGGCGTGGTCGAGGGGATCGCGGGACGGCCGCTGACGATGCGCGGCGTCGGTGTCGTACGGACGCCCGCGGACGCCGAGTTGGGGCACCGCCTCGTCGCCATCGAGCAGGGCATCGAGCAGTGGCTCGACGAGCACCGGCCCGAAGTCCTCGCCGTGGAGCGGGTGTTCAGCCAGCACAACGTCAGTACGGTGATGGGCACCGCCCAGGCAAGCGCCGTCGCCATGCTGTGCGCCTCGCGCCGCGGCATCCCCGTGGCGCTGCACACGCCCAGCGAGGTCAAGGCCGCCGTCACCGGCACGGGCCGTGCCGACAAGGCACAGGTGGGCGCCATGGTGACGCGCCTGCTGAGGCTCGACGCCCCGCCCAAGCCTGCCGACGCCGCCGACGCCCTCGCCCTCGCCATCTGCCACATCTGGCGGGCCCCCGCGCAGAACCGACTCCAGCAGGCCGTGGCACAGCACGCGGCGCAGGCGTCCAGGACCACCCAAGCCACCCGCGCTTCTCACGCACCGAAAGGCCGTACCGCATGA
- a CDS encoding YebC/PmpR family DNA-binding transcriptional regulator, which yields MSGHSKWATTKHKKAVVDAKRGKLFAKLIKNIEVAARSGGIDPDGNPTLVDAIQKAKKSSVPNKNIDSAVKRGGGLEAGGADYETIMYEGYGPNGVAVLIECLTDNRNRAASDVRVAMTRNGGSMADPGSVSYLFNRKGVVVVTKGELSEDDVLGAVLDAGAEEVNDLGESFEVLSEATDLVAVRTALQEAGIDYDSADANFVPTMQVELDEEGARKIFKLIDALEDSDDVQNVFANFDVSDEVMEKVDA from the coding sequence ATGTCCGGCCACTCTAAATGGGCTACGACGAAGCACAAGAAGGCCGTGGTTGACGCCAAGCGCGGCAAGCTCTTCGCGAAGCTGATCAAGAACATCGAGGTTGCGGCGCGCTCCGGCGGCATCGACCCCGATGGAAACCCGACGCTTGTCGACGCCATCCAGAAGGCCAAGAAGAGCTCGGTCCCGAACAAGAACATCGACTCCGCGGTCAAGCGCGGCGGCGGCCTCGAGGCCGGCGGCGCCGACTACGAGACGATCATGTACGAGGGCTACGGGCCGAACGGTGTCGCGGTGCTCATCGAGTGCCTCACCGACAACCGCAACCGTGCCGCCTCCGACGTGCGCGTCGCCATGACCCGCAACGGCGGCTCGATGGCCGACCCCGGTTCGGTCTCGTACCTCTTCAACCGCAAGGGCGTCGTGGTCGTCACCAAGGGCGAGCTGTCCGAGGACGACGTCCTGGGCGCCGTGCTCGACGCGGGCGCCGAGGAGGTCAACGACCTGGGCGAGTCCTTCGAGGTGCTCTCCGAGGCCACCGACCTGGTCGCGGTGCGCACCGCGCTCCAGGAGGCCGGGATCGACTACGACTCGGCGGACGCCAACTTCGTCCCGACCATGCAGGTCGAGCTGGACGAGGAGGGCGCGCGCAAGATCTTCAAGCTGATCGACGCGCTCGAGGACAGCGACGACGTGCAGAACGTCTTCGCCAACTTCGACGTCTCCGACGAGGTCATGGAGAAGGTCGACGCCTGA
- the pdxT gene encoding pyridoxal 5'-phosphate synthase glutaminase subunit PdxT, whose translation MTTPVVGVLALQGDVREHLVALATADAVARPVRRPEELAEVDGLVIPGGESTTMSKLANLFGLMEPLRARVRDGLPIYGTCAGLIMLADKILDPRSGQETIGGIDMIVRRNAFGRQNESFEAAVDVRGVEGDPVEGVFIRAPWVESVGAEVEVLAEHEGHIVAVRQGDALATSFHPELTGDHRIHALFVDMVRAKDAPGSL comes from the coding sequence ATGACCACTCCCGTGGTCGGAGTGCTCGCTCTCCAGGGCGACGTGCGGGAGCACCTCGTCGCCCTGGCCACGGCCGACGCCGTGGCGAGGCCCGTGCGGCGCCCCGAGGAACTGGCCGAGGTCGACGGGCTCGTCATCCCCGGCGGCGAGTCGACCACCATGTCGAAGCTGGCCAACCTCTTCGGCCTGATGGAGCCCCTTCGCGCGCGCGTGCGTGACGGTCTTCCGATCTACGGGACGTGCGCGGGCCTGATCATGCTCGCCGACAAGATCCTCGACCCGCGCTCGGGCCAGGAGACCATCGGCGGCATCGACATGATCGTGCGGCGCAACGCCTTCGGACGGCAGAACGAGTCCTTCGAAGCGGCTGTCGACGTCCGGGGCGTCGAGGGGGATCCTGTAGAGGGCGTCTTCATCCGGGCTCCATGGGTGGAGTCCGTGGGCGCCGAGGTGGAGGTGCTCGCCGAGCACGAGGGGCACATCGTGGCCGTGCGCCAGGGCGACGCTCTCGCGACGTCCTTCCACCCGGAACTCACGGGAGACCACCGGATCCATGCCCTGTTCGTGGATATGGTGCGGGCGAAGGACGCTCCGGGTTCCTTGTAG
- the pdxS gene encoding pyridoxal 5'-phosphate synthase lyase subunit PdxS: MSTSENTATGTARVKRGMAEQLKGGVIMDVVTPEQAKIAEDAGAVAVMALERVPADIRKDGGVARMSDPDMIEGIIGAVSIPVMAKSRIGHFVEAQVLQSLGVDYIDESEVLTPADEVNHSDKFAFTTPFVCGATNLGEALRRIAEGAAMIRSKGEAGTGNVVEAVRHLRQIKNEIAKLRGFDNNELYAAAKDLRAPYELVKEVSELGKLPVVLFSAGGVATPADAALMRQLGAEGVFVGSGIFKSGDPAKRAAAIVKATTFFDDPKIVAEASRNLGEAMVGINCDTLPEGERYANRGW, translated from the coding sequence GTGTCCACTTCTGAAAACACCGCCACCGGCACCGCCCGCGTCAAGCGAGGCATGGCCGAGCAGCTCAAGGGCGGCGTCATCATGGACGTCGTCACGCCCGAGCAGGCGAAGATCGCCGAGGACGCCGGCGCCGTCGCGGTGATGGCCCTGGAGCGGGTGCCGGCCGACATCCGCAAGGACGGCGGCGTGGCCCGGATGTCCGACCCGGACATGATCGAGGGCATCATCGGCGCCGTCTCGATCCCGGTGATGGCCAAGTCCCGCATCGGCCACTTCGTCGAGGCCCAGGTGCTCCAGTCGCTCGGCGTCGACTACATCGACGAGTCCGAGGTCCTGACCCCGGCCGACGAGGTCAACCACAGCGACAAGTTCGCGTTCACGACCCCGTTCGTCTGTGGCGCCACGAACCTGGGCGAGGCCCTGCGCCGCATCGCCGAGGGCGCCGCGATGATCCGCTCCAAGGGCGAGGCCGGCACCGGCAACGTCGTGGAGGCCGTGCGCCACCTGCGCCAGATCAAGAACGAGATCGCCAAGCTGCGCGGCTTCGACAACAACGAGCTGTACGCCGCCGCCAAGGACCTGCGCGCCCCGTACGAGCTGGTCAAGGAGGTCTCCGAGCTGGGCAAGCTGCCGGTGGTCCTCTTCTCCGCCGGTGGCGTCGCCACCCCGGCCGACGCCGCGCTGATGCGCCAGCTCGGCGCCGAGGGCGTCTTCGTCGGCTCGGGCATCTTCAAGTCCGGCGACCCGGCCAAGCGCGCCGCCGCCATCGTGAAGGCCACCACCTTCTTCGACGACCCGAAGATCGTCGCGGAGGCGTCCCGCAACCTCGGCGAGGCCATGGTCGGCATCAACTGCGACACGCTGCCCGAGGGCGAGCGCTACGCGAACCGGGGCTGGTGA
- a CDS encoding glycosyltransferase family 4 protein, with the protein MRIGIVCPYSWDVPGGVQFHIRDLAEHLIRLGHEVSVLAPADDETPLPPYVVSAGRAVPVPYNGSVARLNFGFLSAARVRRWLHDGTFDVIHIHEPASPSLGLLTCWAAQGPIVATFHTSNPRSRAMIAAYPILQPALEKINARIAVSEYARRTLVEHLGGDAVVIPNGVDVDFFARAEPKPEWQGDTIGFIGRIDEPRKGLPVLMKALPKILAERPQTRLLVAGRGDEDEAVASLPKEMRDRVEFLGMVSDEDKARLLASVDVYVAPNTGGESFGIILVEAMSAGAPVLASDLDAFAQVLDQGAAGELFTNEDADTLSVAALRLLGDPDRRAELRARGSKHVRRFDWSTVAADILSVYETVTQGAAAVAADERTGLRARFGLARD; encoded by the coding sequence GTGAGAATCGGAATCGTCTGCCCGTACTCCTGGGACGTGCCGGGCGGCGTCCAGTTCCACATCCGCGATCTGGCGGAGCACCTCATCCGCCTGGGGCACGAGGTGTCCGTCCTCGCGCCCGCGGACGACGAGACCCCGCTGCCGCCGTACGTCGTGTCGGCGGGCCGCGCGGTTCCCGTGCCGTACAACGGCTCGGTGGCGCGCCTGAACTTCGGCTTCCTGAGCGCCGCGCGCGTGCGCAGGTGGCTGCACGACGGCACGTTCGACGTGATCCACATCCACGAACCGGCGTCCCCGTCGCTCGGCCTCCTGACGTGCTGGGCCGCACAGGGCCCGATCGTCGCGACCTTCCACACGTCCAACCCGCGCTCGCGCGCGATGATCGCCGCGTATCCGATCCTGCAGCCCGCCCTGGAGAAGATCAACGCGCGCATCGCGGTGAGCGAGTACGCGCGCCGCACCCTGGTCGAGCACCTGGGCGGCGACGCGGTCGTCATCCCGAACGGCGTCGACGTGGACTTCTTCGCGCGGGCCGAGCCCAAGCCCGAGTGGCAGGGAGACACGATCGGCTTCATCGGCCGCATCGACGAGCCCCGCAAGGGCCTTCCGGTGCTCATGAAGGCGCTGCCCAAGATCCTCGCGGAGCGCCCGCAGACCCGGCTCCTGGTCGCGGGGCGGGGCGACGAGGACGAGGCGGTGGCCTCCCTGCCCAAGGAGATGCGCGACCGCGTCGAGTTCCTCGGCATGGTCAGCGACGAGGACAAGGCGCGCCTCCTGGCGAGCGTCGACGTGTATGTCGCGCCCAACACCGGGGGCGAGAGCTTCGGCATCATCCTGGTGGAGGCGATGTCGGCGGGTGCGCCCGTGCTCGCCTCCGACCTGGACGCCTTCGCCCAGGTCCTCGACCAGGGCGCCGCCGGCGAACTCTTCACCAACGAGGACGCGGACACCCTTTCCGTCGCCGCCCTGCGCCTCCTGGGCGACCCGGACCGCCGCGCCGAACTACGCGCGCGTGGCAGCAAGCACGTCCGCCGCTTCGACTGGTCCACGGTCGCCGCGGACATCCTCTCGGTCTACGAGACGGTGACCCAGGGCGCGGCCGCGGTGGCGGCGGACGAGCGGACGGGCCTCAGGGCACGCTTCGGCTTGGCGCGGGACTGA
- a CDS encoding phosphatidylinositol mannoside acyltransferase, translating into MSGTQERITDALYGLGWATVKKLPEPVAQRLGRTIADAAWKKRGKGVRQLEANLARVVPDATPERLQQLSKKNMRSYLRYWMESFRLPAWSKERIREGVSIKDIDYLTEGLDSGKGVVLALPHMGNYDLAGAWVTTKLDTPFTTVAERLKPETLYDRFVAYREGLGMEVLPHTGGAAFGTLARRLRAGGLVCLVADRDLSTSGVEVKFFGETTRMPAGPAMLAQQTGALLLPVTLWYDDSPIMRGRVHPPVDVPETGTRAEKTSVMTQALADAFATGIADHPEDWHMLQRLWLADLDNFEERPA; encoded by the coding sequence GTGAGCGGGACGCAGGAACGGATCACCGACGCGCTGTACGGGCTCGGCTGGGCGACCGTCAAGAAGCTTCCCGAGCCGGTGGCACAGCGCCTCGGCCGCACGATCGCCGACGCCGCCTGGAAGAAGCGCGGCAAGGGCGTGCGGCAGCTGGAGGCCAACCTCGCGCGCGTGGTGCCCGACGCCACACCCGAGCGCCTGCAACAGCTCTCCAAGAAGAACATGCGCTCGTACCTGCGCTACTGGATGGAGTCCTTCCGGCTCCCCGCGTGGAGCAAGGAGCGCATCCGGGAGGGCGTCTCGATCAAGGACATCGACTACCTCACCGAGGGCCTCGACTCCGGTAAGGGCGTCGTCCTCGCGCTGCCCCACATGGGCAATTACGACCTGGCGGGCGCCTGGGTCACCACCAAGCTGGACACCCCGTTCACGACCGTCGCCGAGCGGCTCAAGCCGGAGACCCTGTACGACCGTTTCGTCGCCTACAGGGAGGGCCTCGGCATGGAGGTGCTGCCGCACACGGGCGGCGCCGCCTTCGGGACGCTCGCACGGCGGCTGCGTGCGGGCGGCCTGGTCTGCCTGGTCGCGGACCGGGACCTCTCGACCTCCGGTGTGGAGGTCAAGTTCTTCGGCGAGACGACCCGGATGCCCGCGGGGCCCGCGATGCTCGCCCAGCAGACCGGCGCGCTGCTGCTCCCGGTCACCCTCTGGTACGACGACTCGCCCATCATGCGGGGGCGCGTCCACCCACCCGTCGACGTGCCGGAGACAGGTACGCGGGCCGAGAAGACGTCTGTCATGACGCAGGCGCTGGCCGATGCCTTCGCCACAGGGATCGCGGACCATCCGGAGGACTGGCACATGCTGCAGCGCTTGTGGCTCGCCGACCTCGACAATTTCGAAGAGAGGCCGGCGTGA
- the pgsA gene encoding phosphatidylinositol phosphate synthase, producing MGQPVARGAARPPTIGKAMLNKYARAFFTRVLTPFAAFLIRRGVSPDAVTLLGTAGVVAGALVFYPRGEFFWGTVVITLFVFSDLVDGNMARQLGRSSRWGAFLDSTLDRVADSAIFGGLALWYAGGGDDNVLCAVSIFCLASGQVVSYTKARGESIGLPVAVNGLVERAERLVISLVAAGFAGLHKFGVPGIQYLLPVALWIVAVGSLVTLIQRVVTVRRESAEADAAAAQEGATS from the coding sequence ATGGGCCAGCCGGTGGCCAGAGGGGCCGCGCGGCCACCGACCATCGGGAAGGCCATGCTGAACAAGTACGCGCGTGCATTCTTCACGCGTGTCCTCACACCGTTCGCCGCGTTTCTCATCCGCCGCGGAGTCAGCCCCGACGCGGTCACGCTCCTGGGCACCGCCGGAGTCGTGGCCGGTGCGCTGGTCTTCTATCCGCGCGGTGAGTTCTTCTGGGGCACCGTCGTCATCACGCTGTTCGTGTTCTCGGACCTCGTGGACGGCAATATGGCGCGCCAGCTGGGCCGCTCCAGCCGCTGGGGCGCCTTCCTGGACTCCACGCTCGACCGTGTCGCGGACAGCGCCATCTTCGGCGGCCTCGCGCTCTGGTACGCGGGTGGGGGCGACGACAACGTCCTGTGCGCCGTGTCGATCTTCTGCCTCGCCAGCGGCCAGGTCGTGTCCTACACGAAGGCACGCGGCGAATCGATCGGCCTGCCCGTCGCCGTGAACGGTCTCGTGGAGCGTGCCGAGCGGCTCGTCATCTCGCTCGTCGCCGCGGGCTTCGCCGGGCTGCACAAGTTCGGCGTACCCGGCATCCAGTACCTGCTGCCGGTCGCCCTGTGGATCGTCGCCGTGGGCAGCCTCGTCACGCTGATCCAGCGCGTCGTCACGGTGCGTCGCGAGTCCGCGGAGGCCGACGCGGCGGCAGCCCAGGAGGGGGCCACCTCGTGA
- a CDS encoding elongation factor G-like protein EF-G2: protein MGDKSNGHPGAAGRAATADHPASVRNVVLVGHSGSGKTTLVEALALTAGAVNRAGRVEDGTSVSDYDEIEHRQQRSVQLSLVPLEWDGFKINLLDTPGYADFVGELRAGLRAADAALFIVSAADGPETMAGATRMVWEECAAVGMPRAIVITHLEAARADFEDMTRTCAEIFGGDDPDAVLPLYLPLRGEQAPDGHAPVTGLIGLLSQRLFDYASGERKESEPGADQASLIEEARNRLIEGIISESEDETLMDRYLGGEEIDVKTLIDDLERAVARGVFHPVLAAAPAAEGARQGIGTVELLDLITGGFPTPLERAAPDVRGRDGKELDIHACDPEGPLVAEVVKTASDPYVGRVSLVRVFSGTLRPDETVHVSGHGLSDHGHEARALHEADERIGALSAPFGKQQRTLTQCIAGDLACVAKLSRAETGDTLSAKEAPLLMSPWEMPDPLLPLAIQAHSKADEDKLSQGLSRLVAEDPTMRLEHNQNTHQVVLWCLGEAHADVALERLRSRYGVQVDVIPHKVSLRETFAGKSAGRGRHVKQSGGHGQYAICEIEVEPLPGGSGIEFVDKVVGGAVPRQFIPSVEKGVRAQAAKGVAAGYPLIDVRVTLLDGKAHSVDSSDAAFQTAGALALREAAADARIHLLEPVAEVEVLVGDDYVGTMMSDLSGRRGRVVGTEQASGGRTLIRAEVPEIEIGRYAVDLRSLSHGTARFSRAYARHEPMPAQLSERIREQAQDVP, encoded by the coding sequence ATGGGCGACAAGAGCAACGGACACCCCGGAGCCGCCGGCAGGGCAGCGACGGCCGACCATCCCGCGTCCGTACGGAATGTGGTGCTGGTCGGCCACAGCGGATCGGGCAAGACCACCCTGGTGGAGGCCCTCGCACTGACCGCGGGGGCGGTGAACAGGGCCGGGCGCGTCGAGGACGGCACCAGCGTCTCCGACTACGACGAGATCGAGCATCGCCAGCAGCGCTCGGTCCAGCTCTCGCTCGTCCCGTTGGAGTGGGACGGTTTCAAGATCAATCTCCTGGACACCCCCGGCTACGCGGATTTCGTCGGGGAGTTGAGGGCCGGTCTGCGGGCTGCGGACGCGGCCCTTTTCATCGTCTCGGCGGCCGACGGGCCCGAGACGATGGCGGGCGCGACACGCATGGTGTGGGAGGAGTGCGCGGCGGTCGGCATGCCGCGGGCCATCGTGATCACGCATCTGGAGGCGGCGCGCGCCGACTTCGAGGACATGACGCGGACCTGCGCCGAGATCTTCGGTGGTGACGACCCGGACGCCGTGCTCCCGCTGTACCTCCCGCTGCGCGGCGAGCAGGCGCCGGACGGGCACGCGCCCGTGACGGGCCTGATCGGGCTGCTCTCGCAGCGCCTCTTCGACTACGCGTCGGGCGAACGCAAGGAGTCGGAACCGGGCGCCGACCAGGCCTCGTTGATCGAGGAGGCCCGCAACCGGCTCATCGAGGGGATCATCTCGGAGAGCGAGGACGAGACCCTCATGGACCGCTATCTGGGCGGCGAGGAGATCGACGTCAAGACGCTCATCGACGACCTGGAGCGGGCCGTCGCACGCGGCGTCTTCCACCCGGTCCTCGCGGCGGCCCCGGCGGCGGAGGGCGCACGGCAGGGCATCGGCACCGTCGAACTCCTCGATCTGATCACCGGCGGCTTCCCGACCCCCTTGGAGCGGGCCGCTCCCGATGTGCGCGGGCGCGACGGGAAGGAGCTCGACATCCACGCCTGCGACCCGGAAGGGCCGCTGGTGGCGGAGGTCGTGAAGACCGCGTCCGACCCGTACGTGGGGCGGGTCTCGCTCGTCCGCGTCTTCTCCGGCACCCTGCGGCCCGACGAGACGGTGCACGTGTCGGGCCACGGGCTCTCCGACCACGGGCACGAGGCCCGGGCCCTGCACGAGGCGGACGAACGGATCGGCGCGCTCTCGGCCCCCTTCGGGAAACAGCAGCGCACGCTGACCCAATGCATCGCCGGCGATCTGGCGTGCGTCGCGAAGCTGAGCCGGGCGGAGACCGGGGACACGCTCTCGGCGAAGGAGGCGCCGCTGCTCATGTCGCCCTGGGAGATGCCCGACCCGCTGCTGCCGCTGGCCATCCAGGCGCACAGCAAGGCCGACGAGGACAAGCTCTCGCAAGGTCTCTCACGCCTGGTCGCCGAGGACCCGACGATGCGCCTGGAACACAACCAGAACACGCACCAGGTGGTGCTGTGGTGCCTCGGCGAGGCACACGCGGACGTCGCCCTGGAACGGCTGCGCAGCCGGTACGGGGTGCAGGTCGACGTCATCCCGCACAAGGTCTCCCTTCGGGAGACGTTCGCGGGCAAGTCGGCGGGGCGCGGCCGGCACGTGAAGCAGTCCGGCGGTCACGGCCAGTACGCGATCTGCGAGATCGAGGTGGAGCCGCTGCCCGGCGGCTCGGGCATCGAGTTCGTGGACAAGGTCGTCGGCGGCGCGGTGCCCCGGCAGTTCATCCCGTCCGTGGAGAAGGGCGTGCGGGCGCAGGCGGCGAAGGGCGTCGCGGCCGGATATCCGCTCATCGACGTGCGGGTGACGCTGCTCGACGGCAAGGCGCACTCGGTGGACTCGTCCGACGCGGCGTTCCAGACGGCGGGGGCACTCGCGCTGCGCGAGGCGGCTGCCGATGCGCGGATCCATCTCCTGGAGCCGGTGGCCGAGGTCGAGGTCCTCGTCGGCGACGACTATGTGGGGACCATGATGAGCGATCTGTCCGGTCGGCGCGGCCGCGTCGTCGGCACCGAACAGGCGTCGGGCGGGAGGACGTTGATCCGGGCCGAGGTGCCGGAGATCGAGATCGGCCGGTACGCGGTGGACCTGCGCTCACTGTCGCACGGCACCGCGCGCTTCAGCCGTGCGTACGCCCGGCACGAGCCGATGCCGGCCCAGCTGAGCGAGCGGATCCGCGAACAGGCCCAGGACGTCCCGTAG
- a CDS encoding HIT family protein: protein MLHCMTSEPEQQVGPVGEPDGFGRLWTPHRIAYIQGEGKPSGPGADDGCPFCAAPGQSDEDALIVARGEHVFAILNLYPYNGGHMMVLPYRHVADYTDLDLNETAELADFTKRAMAALRSASGAHGFNIGMNQGAVAGAGIAAHLHQHIVPRWGGDTNFMPVVGHTKVLPQMLADTRTALAKAWPSE from the coding sequence ATGCTGCATTGCATGACGAGTGAGCCGGAGCAGCAGGTCGGTCCAGTGGGTGAGCCGGACGGATTCGGGCGTCTGTGGACCCCGCACCGCATCGCGTACATCCAGGGCGAGGGCAAACCGAGCGGCCCCGGGGCCGATGACGGCTGTCCCTTCTGCGCGGCTCCCGGCCAGTCCGACGAGGACGCGCTGATCGTGGCCCGCGGCGAACACGTCTTCGCGATCCTCAACCTGTACCCGTACAACGGCGGGCACATGATGGTGCTGCCCTACCGGCACGTCGCCGACTACACCGACCTCGACCTGAACGAGACCGCCGAGCTCGCCGACTTCACCAAGCGCGCCATGGCCGCACTGCGCTCCGCCTCGGGCGCGCACGGCTTCAACATCGGCATGAACCAGGGCGCGGTCGCGGGCGCCGGCATCGCGGCCCATCTGCACCAGCACATCGTTCCGCGCTGGGGCGGCGACACCAACTTCATGCCGGTCGTCGGTCACACCAAGGTGCTGCCGCAGATGCTCGCCGACACCCGCACCGCCCTGGCGAAGGCCTGGCCGAGCGAGTGA